One genomic region from Clarias gariepinus isolate MV-2021 ecotype Netherlands chromosome 22, CGAR_prim_01v2, whole genome shotgun sequence encodes:
- the podn gene encoding podocan has product MIWRRCVLCALLLCSALVLGARPEPQQEDQEPGQKNKGTEGDSKGQTVAAAAVCPDQCSCLAEEVVDCAGVNLFEFPQELPESTRQLSLQNNQISEISAEELSRLLHLEMLNLQNNRLTSQGLGDDGFEALEQLNYLYLANNKLTEAPRYLPPTLISADFAANQLTTIYSYTFGQKPGLKSVYLHNNKLTDTGLPEGMFNGSNSLEVLILSSNFLRYVPKGLPTALFRLHLKNNKLEKIPSGAFENLPYLRELYLQNNLLSNSGMDNTTFSHLSKLEYLDLSNNNLTAVPLGLPRTLMLLHLEKNYITSVRIDSLSAVKDLQYLLLHHNRLRARHIHRDAFRGLKRLHTLHLHHNLLERVPLGLPRRAHTLVLMRNFIIEIGRDDLSTLYTLKELNLSYNRLTSERLHRHAFRKLRVLEVLDLSGNKLSVLPLGLPKSLHILRAKDNQIAELLGGALMGMSKLTELHLANNQIKLSSIYQGAWQALSSLTTLDLSSNLLSHVPADLPESLEFLHLQNNRISTISATDFISTPNIKSIFLRFNRLSALSVAEDSFSHLSKLQVLDIGHGNAPPRRVHADLIEADYTETEDEEVQPGEKR; this is encoded by the exons ATGATCTGGAGgaggtgtgtgttgtgtgcacTCCTGCTTTGTTCGGCTCTCGTTCTCGGAGCCAGGCCCGAACCCCAGCAGGAAGATCAAGAACCTGGGCAGAAGAATAAAGGAACAGAGGGagacagcaagggccaaacggTGGCGGCGGCGGCAGTGTGCCCGGATCAGTGCTCCTGCCTGGCAGAGGAAGTGGTGGACTGCGCCGGGGTCAATTTATTCGAGTTTCCACAAGAGCTACCAGAAAGCACACGCCAGCTCTcgctgcag AATAATCAGATCTCGGAGATCAGTGCGGAGGAGCTTTCTCGGCTGCTTCATCTGGAGATGCTCAACCTGCAGAACAATCGGCTCACCTCACAGG GTCTTGGAGATGACGGGTTTGAAGCTCTGGAGCAGCTCAATTATTTGTACTTGGCGAATAACAAG CTCACAGAAGCGCCCAGATATCTTCCACCCACTCTGATTAGTGCCGACTTTGCTGCAAACCAGCTTACAACAATCTACTCCTACACGTTTGGCCAAAAACCTGGACTGAA GTCGGTGTACCTTCACAACAACAAGCTGACCGACACAGGTCTACCAGAGGGGATGTTCAACGGCTCGAACAGCTTAGAGGTGTTAATCTTGTCCAGCAACTTCCTGCGCTATGTCCCTAAAGGCCTGCCGACTGCACTCTTCCGTCTTCATTTAAAG aataacaaactggagaaGATTCCTTCAGGTGCGTTCGAGAACCTGCCTTATCTAAGAGAACTCTACTTGCAGAACAACCTACTGAGCAACAGCGGCATGGACAACACCACTTTCAG TCATCTGAgcaaactggagtacctggaccTGTCCAATAACAATCTGACTGCAGTACCCCTAGGTCTTCCTCGAACCCTGATGCTGCTCCATCTGGAGAAAAATTACATCACGTCTGTCAGGATCGATTCCCTCAGTGCTGTGAAGGATCTTCAGTACCTGCTGCTTCACCACAACCGGCTTCGTGCTCGCCACATCCACCGTGATGCCTTCCGGGGTCTCAAACGCCTCCACACGCTTCACCTGCACCACAACCTGCTGGAGCGAGTCCCTCTGGGCCTGCCGCGCCGCGCCCACACTCTCGTGCTGATGCGAAATTTTATCATCGAGATCGGACGTGATGATCTCAGCACGCTTTACACTCTCAAGGAGCTCAACTTGAGCTACAACCGCTTGACGAGCGAACGTCTTCATCGCCATGCCTTCAGGAAACTACGAGTGCTGGAAGTCTTGGATCTGTCAGGAAACAAGCTGAGCGTGTTGCCACTCGGGCTTCCGAAGAGCCTTCACATTCTTCGGGCGAAGGATAATCAGATAGCTGAACTGCTGGGCGGGGCGCTGATGGGCATGAGCAAGCTGACAGAACTGCATCTTGCTAATAACCAAATCAAACTGAGCTCTATCTACCAGGGGGCGTGGCAGGCGCTCAGCTCTCTCACG ACGCTTGATTTGTCAAGCAATCTGCTGTCTCATGTTCCTGCTGATCTTCCTGAGTCTCTGGAGTTCCTACATCTACAGAACAACAGGATCAGCACCATCTCTGCTACAGACTTCATCAGTACCCCTAACATCAAGAGCATCTTTCTAAG